A single Pseudoalteromonas phenolica DNA region contains:
- the sppA gene encoding signal peptide peptidase SppA, whose protein sequence is MIYIGKFFKGLWAAINFSRKLVLNLVFFGLLAVIIFSVPQQESQVNVPDGAVLNLNLNGSLVEELTYVDPVDAAFGEVFSSNDQPKEILVDDVVKVINSAAQDSRIQVLLLNLKSLHGAHLNKLDAIAKAIVDFKKSGKKVIAHGAYYSQSQYFLASYADEISLHPYGGVELRGFASYPLYFKDALEKLKVTQHIFRVGTYKSAVEPFIRNDMSPAAKEANQLWLDELWAQYKSDIAAAREFEVSNFDEKADKYLAKMQAVNGDYAQYALQNSWVDTLQTDQQLQAQLIEQVGKNASGKTFKNISFNKYLESLNNLPSFTMPSDNKVAVIVARGNIVDGKQKAGRIGGDSTAALLKKARLNENVKAVVLRIDSGGGSMFASEVIRNEVLAIKEAGKPIIASMGSVAASGGYWIAMSADEIWAAPSTITGSIGVFGTILTFENSLNSMGIYSDGVATTELNNISLSRGISDKLSQVFQLGVENAYDKFISLVAQERGLDKSAVDKVAQGRVWTATQAQSFGLVDKLGDKQGAINAAASLANLDNFDVITIEQTLSEKDQFLKDLLGSAMISSLIETDSSSGNIITKLSKLFGGFGEQVIEQLNIVNEFNDPNHIYTRCLTCDVTY, encoded by the coding sequence TTGATTTATATAGGTAAATTCTTTAAGGGCCTCTGGGCCGCAATAAATTTTTCGAGAAAACTCGTTTTAAACTTGGTTTTCTTTGGACTTCTTGCAGTGATTATATTCTCGGTCCCGCAACAAGAATCTCAGGTAAATGTACCTGACGGCGCTGTTCTAAACTTAAACCTTAACGGCTCGCTAGTTGAAGAACTAACATACGTAGACCCAGTCGATGCTGCTTTCGGAGAGGTGTTTTCGAGTAATGACCAACCAAAAGAGATTTTGGTTGACGATGTCGTCAAGGTTATCAACTCAGCTGCTCAAGATTCACGTATCCAAGTTTTGCTACTAAATCTGAAATCTTTACATGGTGCTCACTTAAATAAACTTGATGCTATCGCAAAGGCAATCGTCGATTTCAAAAAATCAGGTAAAAAAGTCATCGCCCATGGTGCATATTACTCGCAGAGCCAATATTTTTTAGCTTCATATGCTGATGAGATCTCTCTTCACCCATATGGTGGCGTTGAATTGAGAGGCTTTGCAAGCTACCCGCTCTATTTTAAAGATGCACTCGAGAAACTAAAAGTAACTCAACACATATTTAGAGTCGGTACTTATAAGTCTGCTGTAGAACCCTTTATTCGCAATGATATGTCTCCTGCAGCAAAAGAAGCCAATCAATTATGGTTAGATGAGTTATGGGCTCAATATAAGTCAGATATCGCAGCAGCGCGTGAGTTTGAAGTCAGTAATTTTGATGAAAAAGCAGATAAATATTTAGCTAAAATGCAGGCTGTTAATGGTGATTATGCGCAATACGCGTTGCAAAATAGCTGGGTAGACACGTTGCAAACAGATCAACAACTTCAAGCGCAACTTATTGAACAAGTCGGTAAAAATGCTTCAGGTAAAACATTTAAAAACATCAGTTTTAACAAATATCTCGAATCGCTAAATAACCTGCCTAGTTTTACAATGCCTTCTGATAATAAAGTCGCGGTTATTGTAGCAAGAGGCAATATTGTAGATGGTAAACAAAAAGCAGGACGAATTGGTGGTGATTCAACGGCCGCGCTTCTAAAGAAAGCTCGCTTGAATGAAAATGTGAAAGCAGTTGTTCTTCGAATTGATTCTGGCGGTGGTAGTATGTTCGCTTCAGAAGTCATTCGAAACGAAGTTCTTGCGATTAAAGAAGCTGGCAAACCAATTATTGCTTCTATGGGCTCTGTCGCAGCTTCAGGTGGCTATTGGATCGCGATGTCTGCAGATGAAATATGGGCCGCACCCAGTACAATTACAGGCTCAATTGGTGTATTCGGTACTATTTTAACATTTGAGAATTCTTTAAATTCAATGGGGATCTACTCTGACGGGGTTGCAACAACGGAGTTAAATAATATCTCTTTATCAAGAGGTATTTCAGACAAGCTCTCTCAGGTATTCCAGTTGGGCGTTGAAAATGCATATGACAAATTTATTTCCTTAGTCGCTCAAGAGCGTGGATTAGATAAATCAGCCGTTGATAAAGTTGCACAAGGTCGCGTTTGGACTGCAACTCAAGCACAAAGTTTTGGCTTAGTTGATAAGTTAGGTGATAAACAAGGTGCGATAAATGCAGCAGCTTCACTCGCTAATCTTGATAATTTTGATGTCATAACAATCGAACAAACGCTGTCTGAAAAAGATCAATTCTTAAAAGACTTATTAGGTTCAGCAATGATTAGTTCTTTAATTGAAACTGATAGCTCGTCTGGCAACATCATCACTAAGCTTTCAAAGCTATTTGGTGGTTTTGGTGAACAAGTAATTGAACAACTTAATATCGTAAACGAGTTCAACGACCCTAACCACATTTACACACGTTGTTTAACTTGCGATGTGACCTATTAA